The following proteins come from a genomic window of Solwaraspora sp. WMMA2065:
- a CDS encoding phosphoribosylaminoimidazolesuccinocarboxamide synthase produces the protein MELLHSGKVRDVYADGNDLILVASDRISVYDVVLPTPIPDKGKLLTALSLWWFEQLADLVPHHVVSATDVPAEFAGRAIRCRRLDMVPVECIARGYLTGLGLKEYEKSGSVSGIALPAGLVEASRLPEPIFTPTTKAPVGEHDEFITYADVVTQVGAETAERLRQITLDVYRRGAALAAERGLIVADTKIELGWAPDGTLVLADEVLTSDSSRFWPADAYLPGRPQFSFDKQYVRDWAAGTGWDKRPPAPQVPADIVEMTRARYVEVYERITGHTW, from the coding sequence GTGGAGCTGCTGCACTCGGGCAAGGTCAGGGACGTGTACGCCGACGGCAACGACCTGATCCTGGTCGCCTCCGACCGGATCAGCGTCTACGACGTGGTGCTGCCCACCCCGATCCCGGACAAGGGCAAGCTGCTCACCGCGCTGTCGCTGTGGTGGTTCGAGCAGCTCGCCGATCTTGTGCCGCACCATGTCGTCTCCGCCACCGACGTACCGGCCGAGTTCGCCGGCCGGGCCATCCGCTGCCGCCGCCTCGACATGGTGCCCGTCGAGTGCATCGCTCGTGGTTACCTCACCGGACTCGGGTTGAAGGAGTACGAGAAGTCGGGCTCGGTCTCCGGCATCGCGCTGCCCGCCGGCCTGGTCGAGGCGTCCCGGCTGCCCGAGCCGATCTTCACCCCGACCACCAAGGCCCCCGTCGGCGAGCACGACGAGTTCATCACGTACGCCGACGTCGTCACCCAGGTCGGCGCGGAGACCGCCGAGCGGCTGCGGCAGATCACCCTGGACGTCTACCGGCGCGGCGCGGCGCTCGCCGCCGAACGCGGCCTGATCGTCGCCGACACCAAGATCGAGCTTGGTTGGGCCCCCGATGGCACCCTGGTCCTCGCCGACGAGGTGCTGACCAGCGACTCCTCCCGCTTCTGGCCGGCCGACGCGTACCTGCCGGGCCGCCCCCAGTTCTCCTTCGACAAGCAGTACGTGCGGGACTGGGCCGCCGGCACCGGCTGGGACAAGCGCCCGCCCGCCCCGCAGGTGCCGGCCGACATCGTCGAGATGACCCGGGCCCGCTACGTCGAGGTCTACGAACGAATCACCGGCCACACCTGGTGA
- a CDS encoding ABC transporter substrate-binding protein, with product MAVAIGLGACATDDTGEPTEDGPIELSVFWWGAERRAELTQQALDVYAARNPGITFRVTWQGYTGYYDKLATQAAAGNTPDLFQIDDNYLTEYAERDVVLDLTPYVDSGELDLSGFPNSLVQYGQIGGRTVAVAAAANTPAMVYNKTLLAELGVDEPTIGMTYPVLIDWASQITALTDGEVAGTMDPSADYKALWLWLRSNELELYRGRQLGFEVDDLKAWFDLWQQARDADATPSVELIRAANNGNATQQLVVTGDAATSFMWSNQLAELQKHTTADLGVVAYPGDPEGQWARASMYWAGFRGTRHQQEVVDLIDFLVNDPQAGRILGTERGLSSNLKVRETVQATLADEKMQASVAFEQQMSDLFGPAPVPPPPGHTTVRTLLVTAAESVQIGAATPRQAAEEFVAQANAVLANS from the coding sequence ATGGCGGTCGCCATCGGACTCGGCGCCTGCGCCACCGACGACACCGGCGAGCCGACCGAGGACGGGCCGATCGAACTCTCCGTCTTCTGGTGGGGCGCGGAGCGCCGGGCCGAGCTGACCCAGCAGGCGCTCGACGTCTACGCCGCCCGCAATCCGGGGATCACCTTCAGAGTGACCTGGCAGGGCTACACCGGCTACTACGACAAGCTGGCCACCCAGGCCGCCGCCGGCAACACGCCGGACCTGTTCCAGATCGACGACAACTACCTGACCGAGTACGCCGAACGTGACGTCGTACTCGACCTCACCCCCTACGTCGACAGCGGCGAGCTCGACCTCTCCGGCTTCCCTAACAGCCTGGTCCAGTACGGACAGATCGGCGGACGGACGGTGGCGGTCGCCGCCGCCGCGAACACCCCGGCGATGGTGTACAACAAGACGCTGCTGGCCGAGCTCGGTGTCGACGAACCGACGATCGGAATGACCTACCCGGTGCTGATCGACTGGGCCAGCCAGATCACCGCGCTCACCGACGGCGAGGTGGCCGGCACGATGGACCCGTCGGCCGACTACAAGGCGCTCTGGCTCTGGCTACGTAGCAACGAACTCGAGCTGTACCGGGGACGGCAACTGGGCTTCGAGGTCGACGACCTCAAAGCCTGGTTCGACCTGTGGCAACAGGCCCGCGACGCGGACGCCACCCCGAGCGTCGAGCTGATCAGGGCGGCGAACAACGGCAACGCCACCCAGCAACTCGTCGTCACCGGTGACGCGGCGACGTCGTTCATGTGGTCCAATCAGCTGGCTGAGCTGCAAAAGCACACCACCGCCGACCTCGGCGTGGTCGCCTATCCAGGCGACCCGGAGGGCCAGTGGGCGCGGGCGTCGATGTACTGGGCGGGATTCCGGGGCACCCGGCACCAGCAGGAAGTGGTGGACCTGATCGACTTCCTGGTCAACGACCCGCAGGCTGGCCGCATCCTCGGCACCGAGCGCGGCCTCAGCTCCAACCTGAAAGTCCGCGAGACGGTGCAGGCGACGCTCGCCGACGAGAAGATGCAGGCGTCGGTCGCGTTCGAGCAGCAGATGTCCGATCTGTTCGGTCCGGCACCGGTGCCCCCGCCGCCCGGCCACACCACGGTCCGGACACTACTGGTCACGGCGGCGGAGAGCGTACAGATCGGCGCGGCGACCCCTCGGCAGGCGGCCGAGGAGTTCGTCGCACAGGCCAATGCGGTGTTGGCGAACAGCTGA